In the genome of Myxococcus stipitatus, one region contains:
- a CDS encoding type I polyketide synthase translates to MDEKQTPDIDDADLAIIGMSGRFPGARDTAELWSNVRGGVESIRFLSPEECRAAGASKEQVEDPDFVRASAVFPGHESFDAAFFDMPPREAELTDPQHRVFLEICWEALEHAGYSPRDYSGAISVYGGATLNTYLLMNLARNPRVLGSVEPVQVNIGNGTDFLATRVSYKLNLRGASHAVQSACSTSLVAVHQACQSLLNGECDIALAGGASVNVSFLNGYRHVEGGMASPDGRCRPFDAKARGTLFGSGAGVVVLKKLRAAVRDGDTVHAVIKGSAINNDGSLKAGYTAPGVEGQAQVVAEALAAAGVDADTIGYVEAHGTATPLGDPIEVEALTRAFRATTQRRRFCALGSVKGNVGHLDAAAGITGLIKTALALKHGELPPSLHYERPNPAIDFDGSPFYVNATLKPWPTSALPRRAGVSSFGVGGTNAHVVLEQPPRAVDSAPSRRAWQLLPLSARTSSALESSTGRLAKALEGTSDKALADVAWTLQVGRQRFGQRRFVLARGVSDAVAVLSQPDSPRVHTATEDGVERPVAFLFPGQGSQHVGMGRGLYDAEPVFRAEVDRCAELLKPHLGGKDLRDVLYPKSGDAAENEKTLARTELTQPALFSLEYATACLWMSWGVKPAAMLGHSIGEYVAACIAGVFTLEHALQLVAARGRLMQSLPSGSMLAVPLSEEELRPSLGTELSLAAVNAPMQCVASGPTEAIERLRRQLEESGVRCHVLVTSHAFHSSMMDPILDAFTARAAAMPLRPPTLPFISNVTGTWITTEQATSPRYWAQHLRGAVRFADGLHALLSDPKRVLLEAGPGQVLSRLARRHPASSPSRPVLGSMPMPQDTVAEGTPPLAYTTLGNLWLAGVNIDWRGFHGDERRQRLPLPTYPFERQRFWVEPEEQATHGGATVARATSESLATPQEQAPLEHWFHAPSWKRAPLAPVSTSKSSGPRVWLVFEDAASTTDALLAPEPGAEHVVVRVRPGSGFQRVHDVDFTVAPGSQSDLRELVTALRDSGRLPDAVLHLWSLTSEPSTSFAQTQANGYHTLVALSRVLVELTPERPCTVFVVSNHVHDVTGEEALSPDKATVLGPCRVIPQEHPHLRFHHVDVVTEPGARLSPASLQALRTELRAAPREAVVALRGAHRWVPALEPLPLPEAPASHPTARAGGVYLLVHGLGGVGAMNAKALAKLSQGAKLVCLEPVGFPARDTWDTPGSTPDTGEDWAQRIRRARELEAMGAEVHVVSVDLTNEEALRAAVDSTVSRYGALHGVVHAAWLPRQKVARLVSETGPDETAWHFDPRVRGLALLDSVLGDRALDFRVVASSISAVLGGISTVAHTAASAWQDAFAQAATRAGRRWTSVGWDVVRVEDYGAHLGARGEAIDRLAVTPEQGAEVLNRMLAHAAGPWLVISTHDVKARQAPPQPAPAQAEVVARPLHPRPANLRSAYVAPTTELERLLADLWQQMLGVTPIGIQDNFFELGGDSLVAVQLTDQLKRRLNLSVPASGLYEGVTVKALAALIQPPDANPGAAQGEADERESTVQRRKQNLQRQRSRRRAEDEDAEEGS, encoded by the coding sequence GTGGACGAGAAGCAGACTCCAGACATCGACGACGCAGACCTCGCCATCATCGGCATGTCAGGGCGTTTCCCGGGTGCTCGGGACACGGCGGAGCTCTGGAGCAACGTCCGGGGCGGCGTGGAATCCATCCGGTTCCTCTCACCCGAGGAGTGTCGCGCCGCGGGCGCGTCGAAAGAGCAGGTCGAGGACCCCGACTTCGTGCGCGCCTCCGCGGTGTTCCCGGGGCACGAGTCCTTCGATGCCGCGTTCTTCGACATGCCGCCCCGCGAGGCGGAGCTGACGGACCCCCAGCACCGGGTCTTCCTGGAGATCTGCTGGGAGGCGTTGGAGCACGCGGGCTATTCGCCTCGCGACTACTCCGGCGCCATCTCCGTGTACGGCGGCGCCACGCTCAACACCTACCTGCTGATGAACCTGGCGAGGAACCCTCGCGTGCTGGGCTCGGTGGAGCCCGTGCAGGTCAACATCGGCAACGGCACGGACTTCCTGGCCACGCGCGTCTCGTACAAGCTGAACCTGCGCGGCGCGAGTCACGCCGTGCAGAGCGCGTGCTCGACGTCGCTGGTCGCCGTGCACCAGGCCTGCCAGAGCCTGCTCAATGGGGAGTGTGACATCGCGCTCGCGGGTGGCGCGTCCGTCAACGTGAGCTTCCTCAACGGCTACCGCCATGTGGAAGGCGGCATGGCGTCCCCGGATGGACGCTGCCGTCCGTTCGACGCGAAGGCCCGAGGCACGCTGTTCGGCAGCGGCGCGGGCGTGGTGGTGCTCAAGAAGCTGCGGGCCGCCGTGCGCGATGGCGACACCGTGCACGCCGTCATCAAGGGCTCGGCCATCAACAACGATGGTTCGCTCAAGGCGGGCTACACGGCGCCGGGCGTGGAGGGACAGGCCCAGGTCGTCGCCGAGGCGCTCGCCGCGGCCGGCGTGGATGCGGACACCATCGGCTACGTGGAGGCCCACGGCACCGCGACACCGCTGGGAGACCCCATCGAGGTGGAGGCGCTCACGCGGGCCTTCCGCGCCACCACCCAGCGCAGGCGCTTCTGCGCGCTCGGCTCGGTGAAGGGCAACGTCGGTCACCTGGACGCGGCGGCGGGCATCACGGGCCTCATCAAGACGGCCCTCGCCTTGAAGCACGGTGAGCTGCCGCCCAGCCTCCACTACGAGCGGCCCAACCCGGCCATCGACTTCGACGGCAGCCCCTTCTACGTCAACGCGACCCTCAAGCCCTGGCCCACGAGCGCGCTGCCCCGACGCGCGGGTGTCAGCTCCTTCGGCGTCGGTGGCACCAACGCGCACGTCGTCCTGGAGCAGCCGCCGCGCGCGGTCGACAGCGCTCCTTCGCGCCGCGCGTGGCAGTTGCTCCCGCTGTCGGCGCGCACGTCGTCCGCGCTGGAGTCCAGCACGGGCCGTCTGGCGAAGGCGCTCGAGGGCACCTCCGACAAGGCCCTCGCGGATGTGGCGTGGACGCTCCAGGTGGGTCGTCAGCGCTTCGGTCAGCGCCGCTTCGTCCTCGCGCGCGGCGTGAGCGACGCGGTGGCGGTGCTCTCCCAGCCGGACAGCCCTCGCGTGCACACCGCGACGGAGGATGGCGTGGAGCGCCCCGTGGCGTTCCTCTTCCCAGGTCAGGGCTCGCAGCACGTGGGCATGGGCCGCGGGCTCTACGACGCGGAGCCGGTGTTCCGCGCGGAGGTGGACCGGTGCGCGGAGCTGCTCAAGCCGCACCTCGGCGGCAAGGACCTGCGCGACGTGCTGTACCCGAAGTCGGGCGACGCCGCGGAGAACGAGAAGACGCTGGCGCGCACGGAGCTCACCCAGCCCGCGCTCTTCTCGCTCGAGTACGCGACCGCGTGCCTCTGGATGTCGTGGGGCGTGAAGCCCGCCGCCATGCTGGGACACAGCATAGGCGAGTACGTCGCCGCCTGCATCGCGGGGGTCTTCACGCTGGAGCACGCGCTTCAGCTCGTGGCGGCGCGGGGCCGGCTGATGCAGTCCCTCCCCTCGGGCTCCATGCTCGCGGTGCCCCTCAGCGAGGAGGAGCTGCGGCCATCGCTCGGCACCGAGCTGAGCCTCGCCGCGGTGAACGCACCCATGCAGTGCGTTGCTTCCGGCCCCACGGAGGCGATTGAACGGCTGCGCCGTCAGCTCGAGGAGTCGGGCGTGCGTTGCCACGTGCTCGTCACGTCGCACGCGTTCCACTCCTCGATGATGGACCCCATCCTCGACGCCTTCACGGCGCGAGCGGCGGCCATGCCCTTGCGTCCCCCCACCCTGCCCTTCATCTCCAACGTGACGGGGACGTGGATCACCACCGAGCAGGCGACGAGCCCTCGCTACTGGGCGCAGCACCTGCGCGGCGCGGTGCGCTTCGCGGATGGCTTGCACGCCCTGCTCTCCGACCCCAAGCGCGTCCTGCTGGAGGCGGGGCCGGGCCAGGTGCTCAGCCGTCTCGCGCGGCGGCATCCGGCGTCCTCGCCCTCGCGCCCCGTGCTCGGCTCAATGCCGATGCCCCAGGACACCGTGGCCGAGGGAACACCGCCGCTGGCGTACACGACGCTGGGCAACCTGTGGCTCGCGGGCGTCAACATCGACTGGCGCGGCTTCCACGGCGACGAGCGACGTCAGCGCCTCCCGCTCCCGACCTACCCCTTCGAGCGGCAGCGCTTCTGGGTGGAGCCCGAGGAGCAGGCCACCCACGGTGGAGCCACCGTCGCCCGGGCCACGTCGGAGAGCCTCGCCACGCCCCAGGAGCAGGCACCGCTGGAGCACTGGTTCCACGCGCCCTCCTGGAAGCGCGCGCCGCTCGCGCCCGTGAGCACCTCCAAGTCATCGGGCCCGCGCGTCTGGCTGGTGTTCGAGGACGCGGCGTCGACCACGGACGCGCTCCTGGCTCCCGAGCCCGGCGCGGAGCACGTGGTGGTGCGAGTGAGGCCCGGCTCCGGCTTCCAGCGCGTTCACGACGTGGACTTCACCGTCGCGCCCGGCTCCCAGTCGGACCTGCGCGAGCTGGTGACCGCGCTGCGCGACTCAGGCCGGCTCCCGGACGCGGTGCTGCACCTGTGGAGCCTCACCTCGGAGCCGTCGACGTCCTTCGCGCAGACCCAGGCCAACGGCTACCACACGCTCGTGGCGCTCTCGCGCGTCCTCGTCGAGCTCACACCCGAGCGCCCCTGCACCGTCTTCGTGGTCTCCAACCACGTCCATGACGTCACGGGAGAGGAAGCCCTCTCGCCCGACAAGGCGACGGTGCTCGGCCCTTGCCGCGTCATCCCGCAGGAGCATCCCCACCTGCGCTTCCACCATGTGGACGTGGTGACGGAGCCCGGGGCTCGACTGTCGCCCGCGAGCCTCCAGGCGCTCCGCACCGAGCTGCGGGCTGCTCCTCGCGAGGCGGTGGTGGCGCTGCGTGGAGCCCACCGCTGGGTTCCGGCCTTGGAGCCGCTGCCTCTGCCCGAAGCGCCCGCGTCGCATCCCACCGCGCGCGCGGGCGGCGTCTATCTGCTCGTGCATGGCCTCGGCGGTGTCGGCGCCATGAACGCGAAGGCGCTCGCGAAGCTGTCTCAGGGCGCGAAGCTCGTCTGCCTGGAGCCCGTGGGCTTCCCTGCTCGCGACACCTGGGACACGCCTGGGTCCACGCCCGACACGGGCGAGGACTGGGCCCAGCGCATCCGCCGCGCGCGTGAGCTCGAGGCGATGGGCGCGGAGGTCCACGTCGTCTCCGTCGACCTGACGAACGAGGAGGCCCTGCGCGCGGCCGTGGACTCGACGGTCTCCCGCTACGGCGCGCTCCACGGCGTGGTGCACGCGGCGTGGCTGCCGCGTCAGAAGGTCGCCCGCCTCGTCTCCGAGACGGGACCGGACGAGACGGCGTGGCACTTCGACCCTCGCGTCCGTGGCCTCGCGCTGCTCGACTCGGTGCTCGGCGACCGGGCCCTGGATTTCCGCGTGGTGGCGTCGTCCATCTCCGCGGTGCTGGGTGGCATCTCCACCGTCGCGCACACCGCCGCGAGCGCATGGCAGGACGCCTTCGCGCAAGCGGCGACCCGAGCGGGCCGGCGCTGGACGAGCGTGGGCTGGGACGTGGTGCGCGTGGAGGACTATGGCGCGCACCTGGGTGCGCGCGGTGAGGCCATCGACCGGCTCGCCGTCACGCCCGAGCAAGGCGCGGAGGTCCTCAACCGCATGCTCGCGCACGCGGCCGGGCCGTGGCTGGTCATCTCCACGCACGACGTGAAGGCCCGGCAGGCACCGCCGCAGCCCGCGCCCGCACAAGCGGAGGTCGTGGCTCGGCCGCTGCATCCCCGGCCGGCGAACCTTCGCAGCGCCTATGTGGCGCCCACGACGGAGCTGGAGCGGCTGCTCGCGGACCTCTGGCAGCAGATGCTCGGCGTGACGCCCATCGGCATCCAGGACAACTTCTTCGAGCTGGGCGGTGACTCGCTCGTCGCGGTTCAGCTCACCGACCAGCTCAAGCGCCGGCTCAACCTCAGCGTGCCCGCGTCCGGTCTCTACGAGGGCGTCACCGTGAAGGCGCTGGCGGCGTTGATTCAGCCGCCCGACGCGAACCCGGGTGCGGCGCAAGGCGAAGCGGACGAGCGTGAGTCCACCGTCCAGCGTCGCAAGCAGAACCTCCAGCGTCAGCGCTCGCGTCGGCGCGCGGAGGATGAGGACGCGGAGGAAGGCAGCTGA
- a CDS encoding type I polyketide synthase encodes MATDSSDTDTTGLEIAVIGMAGRFPGAKDLEAFWRNLKDGVESIQFLKDEDLEPSALDTAAIRADPNYVKAAAILEDADLFDAGYFGVTPKEAEVMDPQQRVFLECAVEALEHAGYDAERFKGRIGVYAGARTDTYLFNLFSNPAAVGGLDPFEIGLGNDLAFLTTRVAHRLNLRGPAYSVHTACSTALVALHLAGQALLADECRMAVAGGVAINVPQKVGYLYQYGGIASPDGHCRAFDAKAAGTIFGSGIGLVVLKRLEDALEDGDTIHAVIKGSAINNDGAVKASFTAPSVQGQATVIKDALAAAEVSADSISYVETHGTGTALGDPIELRALTKAFGGKSLGRRTVPIGSVKTNVGHLDAAAGSASLLKAILAMKHQQLPPSLHFESPNPQIDFDSGPFFVNTTLQPWARGRTPRRAGVSSFGIGGTNAHVILEEAPAAEPSPAGRPWELMVLSARSHTALDSATARLAQHLESHPELSLADVAHTLQVGRKAHAHRRVVVARDTRDAVRVLRMAEPRRVLSGTHETSNRPVSFLFSDAGAATSLEALYRAEPAFRDEVDRCAKLLQSRLGVDLRTVLYPEDGGRPARSGAVDAAARFVEPYALARLWMSWGIHPETLLGEGLGAWISACLAGVLPLEEALNLTLARSEGRTAMPATASLKAPEVPLYLAATGALVTASEALRPETWRDAANSAPRMDDSLRELVKEPTRVVLAMCAPGALVERTRTHAGTTGTRALRTSVPAAGDPQPALVAVLETLGQLWLDGVDVDWEAVNEGRERRRVPLPTYPFERQRYWVPPAARVEASQAQGQVPQGKLVDMADWFHTPTWQRTAPIALDRKALAERRCWVVFVDGIGVGEALCRRLEDAGQDVVRIRQGSAFMRDAARRYALDPRVRGDYATLWKDLADQELSPSVVVHLWSLGASGTGRTGPELFRDAQDLGYYSLLHLGQALAAGDTSRPVRLEVVTDRLANVAGESTALPEKATLLGPCKVIPQEQEHVSTRCIDLVAPEARSAGVEQVAERLLSELSQRSKDAVVAWRGNLRFAQALSPLRLEPSGDAPAPLREQGVYLITGGLGGVGLMLADHLARTFKARLALLGRTAMPAPSEWDSYLATHAKDDAMAQRILRVRELEKAGAQVMVVHADVANAEQLEAAVAQVEARFGALNGVLHCAGVTHGSSLYNPLTDIGRNESETQFGPKVYGTYALEKVLSRRAADFVLLFSSNAAVLGGLGYLTYASSNLFMDAFAQARAGHTGTRWVSASWDPWPEETKHTNVRTSMDQYAMTPQEGAEAVQRLVTLGVDGHVVVATGDLAQRWRLWIQRDTSKPAQGTRAAGKPRRSKTPFVAPSSDLEKQLATLWQEILGVDSVGLNDNFFDLGGHSLLATRVAGRLRTQFNFDIPLAKLFEAATVAALAKLVADHQASLEDAASQAALDELANLSDEEIEAELARRSR; translated from the coding sequence ATGGCCACGGATTCGTCCGACACGGACACCACGGGTCTGGAGATTGCTGTCATCGGCATGGCGGGGCGGTTCCCGGGGGCGAAGGACCTGGAAGCGTTCTGGCGCAACCTGAAGGACGGCGTGGAGTCCATCCAGTTCCTCAAGGACGAGGACCTGGAGCCCAGCGCGCTCGACACGGCGGCGATCCGCGCGGACCCCAACTACGTGAAGGCCGCCGCCATCCTCGAGGACGCGGACCTCTTCGACGCGGGATACTTCGGCGTCACCCCCAAGGAAGCGGAGGTGATGGACCCGCAGCAGCGCGTCTTCCTGGAGTGCGCGGTGGAGGCCCTGGAGCACGCGGGCTACGACGCCGAGCGCTTCAAGGGACGCATCGGCGTCTACGCCGGCGCCCGCACGGACACGTACCTCTTCAACCTCTTCTCCAACCCCGCGGCCGTCGGTGGGCTGGACCCCTTCGAGATTGGCCTCGGCAACGACCTGGCCTTCCTCACCACGCGCGTGGCGCACCGGCTCAACCTGCGCGGGCCCGCGTACTCGGTCCACACCGCGTGCTCCACGGCGCTGGTCGCGCTGCACCTGGCGGGACAGGCCCTGCTCGCGGATGAGTGCCGGATGGCCGTCGCGGGTGGCGTGGCCATCAACGTCCCGCAGAAGGTGGGCTACCTGTACCAGTACGGCGGCATCGCCTCGCCGGATGGCCACTGCCGCGCGTTCGACGCGAAGGCGGCGGGCACCATCTTCGGCAGCGGCATCGGGCTCGTGGTCCTCAAGCGCCTGGAGGACGCGCTCGAGGATGGCGACACCATCCACGCCGTCATCAAGGGCTCCGCCATCAACAACGACGGCGCCGTGAAGGCCAGCTTCACCGCGCCCAGCGTGCAGGGCCAGGCCACCGTCATCAAGGACGCGCTCGCCGCCGCGGAGGTCTCCGCCGACTCCATCTCCTACGTGGAGACGCACGGCACCGGCACCGCGCTGGGAGACCCCATCGAGCTGCGCGCGCTGACCAAGGCGTTCGGTGGAAAGAGCCTGGGGCGTCGCACGGTGCCCATCGGCTCGGTGAAGACGAACGTGGGCCACCTGGACGCGGCGGCCGGCAGCGCGAGCCTGCTGAAGGCCATCCTCGCGATGAAGCACCAGCAGCTTCCGCCCAGCCTCCACTTCGAGTCCCCCAACCCGCAGATCGACTTCGACAGCGGCCCCTTCTTCGTGAACACCACGCTCCAGCCGTGGGCGCGGGGACGGACGCCGCGCCGCGCGGGTGTCAGCTCGTTCGGCATCGGCGGTACCAACGCCCACGTCATCCTGGAGGAGGCCCCGGCCGCCGAGCCCTCCCCCGCGGGTCGGCCATGGGAGCTGATGGTCCTCTCGGCGCGCAGCCACACGGCGCTCGACAGCGCCACCGCGCGGCTCGCGCAGCACCTGGAGTCGCACCCGGAGCTCTCGCTGGCGGATGTCGCGCACACGCTCCAGGTCGGCCGCAAGGCGCACGCCCATCGCCGCGTGGTGGTGGCCCGCGACACGCGGGATGCCGTGCGCGTCCTGCGCATGGCGGAGCCTCGCCGCGTCCTCTCGGGCACCCATGAGACGAGCAATCGTCCCGTGTCGTTCCTCTTCTCCGACGCGGGAGCGGCGACGTCGCTGGAAGCGCTGTACCGCGCGGAGCCTGCCTTCCGCGACGAGGTGGACCGCTGCGCGAAGCTGCTCCAGTCGCGCCTGGGCGTGGACCTGCGCACCGTGCTGTATCCCGAGGATGGCGGCCGTCCCGCGCGCTCGGGAGCGGTGGACGCGGCCGCGCGCTTCGTGGAGCCGTATGCACTGGCGCGCCTCTGGATGTCGTGGGGCATCCACCCGGAGACCCTGCTGGGCGAGGGCCTTGGCGCGTGGATCTCCGCCTGCCTCGCGGGGGTGCTCCCGCTGGAGGAGGCCCTGAACCTGACGCTCGCCCGGAGCGAGGGCCGCACGGCGATGCCCGCTACCGCGAGCCTGAAGGCGCCGGAGGTTCCGCTGTACCTCGCGGCCACGGGCGCCCTCGTCACGGCCTCCGAGGCGCTGCGTCCGGAGACGTGGCGGGACGCGGCGAATTCCGCGCCTCGGATGGACGACTCGCTTCGCGAGCTGGTGAAGGAGCCCACGCGCGTCGTGCTCGCGATGTGCGCTCCGGGAGCGCTCGTCGAGAGAACCCGCACGCACGCGGGAACCACGGGCACGCGTGCGCTGCGCACGTCTGTGCCCGCGGCTGGTGACCCTCAGCCCGCGCTGGTGGCGGTGCTCGAGACGTTGGGCCAGCTCTGGCTGGACGGCGTGGACGTGGACTGGGAGGCCGTGAACGAGGGGCGCGAGCGGCGGCGCGTGCCGCTGCCCACGTACCCCTTCGAGCGTCAGCGCTACTGGGTCCCTCCCGCGGCGCGCGTGGAGGCATCACAGGCGCAAGGCCAGGTTCCGCAGGGGAAGCTGGTGGACATGGCGGACTGGTTCCACACGCCCACCTGGCAGCGCACGGCGCCCATCGCCCTGGATCGCAAGGCCCTGGCCGAGCGCCGCTGCTGGGTGGTGTTCGTGGACGGAATCGGCGTGGGTGAAGCGCTGTGCCGTCGGCTGGAGGACGCGGGCCAGGACGTGGTGCGGATCCGCCAGGGCAGCGCCTTCATGCGCGACGCCGCGCGCCGCTACGCGCTGGACCCGCGGGTTCGCGGTGACTACGCCACGCTGTGGAAGGACCTGGCGGACCAGGAGCTGAGCCCGTCGGTGGTGGTCCACCTGTGGAGCCTCGGTGCCTCGGGCACGGGGCGTACCGGCCCCGAGCTGTTCCGAGACGCTCAGGACCTGGGCTACTACAGCCTCCTGCACCTGGGTCAGGCGCTCGCGGCCGGAGACACGTCGCGTCCCGTGCGGCTGGAGGTCGTGACGGACCGGCTGGCGAACGTGGCCGGAGAGAGCACCGCGCTCCCGGAGAAGGCCACCCTGCTGGGGCCGTGCAAGGTGATTCCGCAGGAGCAGGAGCACGTCAGCACCCGCTGCATCGACCTGGTGGCGCCCGAGGCGCGCAGCGCGGGCGTGGAGCAGGTGGCGGAGCGGCTGCTGTCGGAGCTGAGCCAGCGCTCGAAGGACGCCGTGGTGGCCTGGCGAGGCAACCTCCGCTTCGCGCAGGCGCTCTCGCCCCTGCGTCTGGAGCCTTCCGGAGATGCTCCCGCGCCGCTGCGTGAGCAGGGCGTCTATCTCATCACCGGTGGCCTGGGCGGCGTGGGCTTGATGCTGGCCGACCACCTGGCGCGCACGTTCAAGGCCCGGCTCGCGCTGCTGGGACGGACGGCGATGCCCGCTCCCTCCGAGTGGGACAGCTACCTGGCCACGCACGCGAAGGACGACGCGATGGCCCAGCGCATCCTCCGGGTGCGCGAGCTGGAGAAGGCTGGCGCGCAGGTGATGGTCGTGCACGCGGACGTCGCGAACGCGGAGCAGCTCGAGGCCGCCGTGGCCCAGGTGGAGGCCCGGTTCGGCGCGCTGAACGGCGTGCTCCACTGCGCCGGTGTCACGCATGGCTCGTCGCTCTACAACCCGCTGACGGACATTGGCCGGAACGAGTCGGAGACGCAGTTCGGTCCCAAGGTCTACGGCACATATGCGCTGGAGAAGGTGCTGAGCCGCCGCGCCGCGGACTTCGTGCTCCTGTTCTCCTCCAACGCCGCGGTGCTCGGCGGTCTCGGCTACCTGACCTACGCGTCGTCCAACCTCTTCATGGATGCCTTCGCGCAGGCCCGCGCGGGCCACACGGGAACGCGCTGGGTCAGCGCGTCGTGGGACCCGTGGCCGGAGGAGACGAAGCACACGAACGTGCGCACCAGCATGGACCAGTACGCGATGACGCCCCAGGAAGGCGCCGAGGCGGTGCAGCGACTGGTGACGCTCGGGGTGGACGGACATGTGGTGGTCGCCACCGGCGACCTGGCACAGCGCTGGCGGCTGTGGATCCAGCGCGACACGTCCAAGCCCGCCCAGGGCACGCGCGCCGCGGGCAAGCCTCGCCGCTCGAAGACGCCCTTCGTTGCGCCGTCCTCGGACCTGGAGAAGCAGCTCGCCACGCTCTGGCAGGAGATTCTCGGCGTGGACAGCGTGGGCCTGAACGACAACTTCTTCGACCTGGGCGGCCACTCGCTGCTGGCCACCCGGGTGGCTGGACGCCTGCGGACCCAGTTCAACTTCGACATTCCCCTCGCGAAGCTCTTCGAGGCCGCCACGGTCGCGGCCCTGGCGAAGCTGGTGGCGGACCACCAGGCCTCGCTGGAGGACGCCGCCAGTCAGGCTGCCCTCGATGAGCTGGCGAACCTGAGTGACGAAGAGATTGAAGCCGAGCTCGCGCGACGCTCGCGGTAG
- a CDS encoding glycosyltransferase, producing MRAILTNFGTLGDVQPFVALAVELRRHGHHPVLAAAPSYRALAEQHGLEFLPVGPDLRAAQSGITQAMMGSPDVIHDASGMLQLFQPLVESLPRMLEDLRAACRGADVLISGRVQPAARMVHDLTHVPFVTVLVEHSGSGGGGPAFQAAVRGLVNPLRETLRLPPLDNPLVDGLSPQLVLTALSRHVRPPASDLPPHHHTVGYCLLEEPAFTPDADLAAFLAEGEAPVCITFGSMTHGDPAALTNTLVEATVRAGRRALIQQGWSGLGQRVLPSTVRVVGQVPHSWLFSRVSCVVHHGGAGTTGAAFRAGVPQVVVPHTYDQFTWGEVVQELRCGGAAVPIGELSVERLAEALGAVLGREEPRASAARVGEQLRAEHGAAKARHLIEDLVRRVGLASPASEGPEAPEETEDEERRQRRRSALKQQRARKVDT from the coding sequence ATGCGCGCCATCCTCACCAACTTCGGCACGCTCGGGGACGTCCAGCCCTTCGTGGCGCTGGCCGTCGAGCTGCGTCGGCATGGACATCACCCCGTGCTCGCCGCCGCGCCGTCGTACCGTGCGCTCGCGGAGCAGCACGGCCTCGAGTTCCTGCCCGTGGGCCCGGACCTGCGGGCGGCGCAGAGTGGAATCACGCAGGCCATGATGGGCAGCCCCGACGTCATCCATGACGCCAGCGGGATGCTCCAGCTCTTCCAGCCGCTCGTGGAGTCCCTCCCACGCATGCTGGAGGACCTTCGCGCCGCGTGCCGTGGAGCGGACGTGCTCATCAGCGGACGCGTCCAGCCGGCCGCGCGCATGGTGCACGACCTGACGCACGTGCCCTTCGTGACGGTGCTGGTGGAGCACAGCGGCAGCGGTGGCGGAGGCCCCGCGTTCCAGGCCGCCGTGCGGGGCCTGGTCAATCCCCTGCGCGAGACCCTGCGCCTGCCGCCGCTCGACAATCCGCTGGTGGATGGGCTGTCACCGCAGCTCGTGCTCACGGCGCTGAGCCGTCACGTCCGGCCGCCCGCCTCGGACCTCCCGCCACACCATCACACCGTGGGGTACTGCCTCCTCGAGGAGCCGGCCTTCACGCCCGACGCGGACCTGGCGGCGTTCCTCGCGGAGGGCGAGGCCCCGGTCTGCATCACCTTCGGCAGCATGACCCACGGCGACCCGGCCGCGCTGACGAACACGCTGGTCGAGGCCACGGTGCGCGCGGGGCGACGGGCCCTCATCCAGCAGGGTTGGAGCGGACTGGGCCAGCGCGTCCTCCCGTCCACCGTGCGGGTCGTGGGACAGGTGCCTCACTCGTGGCTCTTCTCGCGCGTGTCGTGTGTGGTGCACCACGGCGGCGCGGGCACCACGGGCGCGGCGTTCCGCGCGGGTGTGCCACAGGTCGTGGTGCCGCACACGTATGACCAGTTCACCTGGGGCGAGGTCGTCCAGGAGCTCCGCTGCGGCGGAGCGGCGGTCCCCATCGGCGAGCTGAGCGTGGAGCGGCTCGCGGAGGCACTCGGCGCGGTGCTGGGCCGTGAGGAGCCTCGAGCCTCCGCGGCACGCGTGGGAGAGCAGCTGCGCGCGGAGCACGGCGCGGCGAAGGCACGTCACCTCATCGAGGACCTGGTCCGTCGAGTGGGACTGGCCTCGCCAGCGAGCGAGGGGCCCGAGGCCCCGGAAGAGACAGAAGACGAGGAACGGCGCCAGCGCCGCAGGAGCGCGCTGAAGCAGCAAAGGGCGAGGAAGGTCGACACTTGA